The proteins below are encoded in one region of Pontibacter deserti:
- the rfbC gene encoding dTDP-4-dehydrorhamnose 3,5-epimerase translates to MIFTETKLKGAYIIDVKRLEDERGFFGRSFCQKEFEEFGLTNDIRQANVSYNKKKGTLRGMHMQLAPNEETKLVRCTRGAIYDVIIDMRPDSETYKQWIGVELTADNYRMLFVPEGFAHGFITLEDNTDVTYNVTEFYTPGAERGIRWNDPAFNIQWPIEPVVISEKDQAHPDFEEVSKETEGKLLV, encoded by the coding sequence ATGATATTTACAGAAACAAAGCTGAAAGGCGCTTATATAATAGATGTTAAAAGACTTGAAGACGAGCGTGGCTTCTTTGGCCGTTCGTTTTGCCAGAAAGAGTTTGAAGAATTTGGTCTGACCAATGACATTCGCCAGGCCAACGTATCTTATAACAAGAAAAAGGGTACGCTACGTGGTATGCACATGCAGCTGGCCCCTAATGAGGAAACCAAACTGGTACGCTGCACACGCGGTGCTATCTACGATGTGATCATTGATATGCGCCCGGATTCTGAAACCTACAAGCAGTGGATAGGGGTGGAGCTTACCGCCGACAACTATAGAATGCTGTTTGTGCCGGAAGGTTTTGCGCATGGCTTTATTACGCTGGAAGACAACACCGATGTAACTTATAATGTAACAGAATTCTATACGCCTGGCGCTGAGCGTGGCATTCGCTGGAATGATCCTGCTTTCAACATCCAATGGCCAATCGAGCCTGTTGTGATCTCTGAGAAAGACCAGGCACACCCTGATTTTGAAGAAGTATCCAAAGAAACAGAAGGAAAGCTGCTGGTGTAA
- a CDS encoding NAD(P)H-dependent oxidoreductase has product MIIIDTALAKRQAENNPIRVAMVGAGFMGRGIALQICKYVQGMELVAIANRDISKAKRAYTEASVETGVEEVASVEKLEENIRLGKYSITDDAMLLCKAEGIDAIIEVTGAVEFGTNVAMRAIENGKHIIMMNAEVDGTVGPILKVYADKAGVIFTNADGDQPGVIMNLYRFVKGLGVKPVLCGNIKGLHDPYRNPTTQKGFAEKWGQQPSMVTSFADGSKISFEQAIVANGTGMRVAKRGMHGPTVAPGTPLKDCVHNLYPLEDLTNGPGIVDYVVAAEPGPGVFVLGTHDDPIQQHYLNLYKLGEGPLYLFYTPYHLCHFEVPTTVARAVLFNDAALAPMGAPTVEVVSAAKIDLKAGQVVDGIGHYMTYGLCENADTTIAENLLPIGVAEGCVLKHDIPKDQVLTYDDVILPEGRLVDKLRDIQRRFFNATDSSEKEQILKSVYGKSETLTEV; this is encoded by the coding sequence ATGATAATAATTGATACTGCCTTAGCCAAACGTCAGGCTGAAAATAACCCGATCAGAGTTGCCATGGTTGGTGCCGGCTTTATGGGCCGCGGCATCGCGCTTCAGATCTGCAAATACGTGCAGGGCATGGAGCTTGTAGCCATTGCAAACCGCGATATCTCAAAAGCAAAAAGAGCTTACACCGAAGCCAGTGTAGAAACTGGAGTAGAAGAAGTAGCCTCAGTTGAGAAACTGGAAGAAAACATCCGTTTGGGCAAGTATAGCATTACCGACGATGCTATGCTGCTTTGCAAAGCCGAAGGTATTGATGCCATTATTGAAGTTACCGGAGCTGTTGAGTTCGGTACAAACGTAGCCATGCGCGCTATCGAGAACGGCAAACACATCATCATGATGAATGCCGAAGTAGATGGTACCGTTGGCCCGATCCTGAAAGTATACGCTGACAAAGCTGGAGTGATATTTACAAACGCAGATGGCGATCAACCGGGCGTTATCATGAACCTGTACCGTTTCGTGAAAGGACTTGGCGTGAAGCCGGTGCTTTGCGGTAACATTAAAGGCTTACATGACCCGTATCGTAACCCAACTACACAAAAAGGTTTTGCAGAGAAATGGGGACAGCAGCCATCTATGGTTACCTCGTTTGCCGATGGTAGCAAGATATCGTTTGAGCAGGCTATAGTTGCTAACGGAACAGGTATGCGTGTTGCCAAGCGTGGCATGCATGGACCAACTGTTGCGCCGGGTACTCCGCTTAAAGATTGCGTACACAACCTGTATCCGCTGGAAGATCTGACAAACGGACCGGGTATAGTTGATTACGTGGTGGCAGCAGAGCCAGGACCAGGCGTATTTGTACTGGGCACGCATGACGACCCGATTCAGCAGCACTACCTGAACCTGTACAAGCTAGGCGAAGGTCCGTTGTACCTGTTCTACACGCCTTACCACCTGTGCCATTTTGAGGTGCCGACCACAGTAGCACGTGCGGTGTTGTTTAACGATGCTGCGCTTGCCCCAATGGGTGCACCAACCGTAGAAGTAGTTTCTGCCGCTAAAATTGACTTAAAAGCAGGTCAGGTAGTTGATGGAATTGGCCACTACATGACCTATGGTTTATGCGAAAACGCTGACACAACTATAGCCGAAAACCTGCTGCCAATTGGTGTAGCTGAAGGCTGTGTGCTGAAGCATGATATACCAAAAGATCAGGTGCTGACCTACGATGACGTGATACTGCCGGAAGGACGTCTGGTTGATAAACTTCGCGATATCCAGCGCCGTTTCTTTAACGCAACAGACAGCTCAGAAAAAGAGCAGATCCTAAAAAGCGTGTATGGTAAAAGTGAGACCTTAACGGAAGTATAA
- a CDS encoding sugar phosphate nucleotidyltransferase, which yields MQNIVGIIPAAGLGSRLGGMAFSKELFPIGFEVDESTGQEYPKAVSQYLLELMRKAGVAQTYVILRDGKWDIPSYFGDGSKYKMQLAYLMMNRPYGTPFSVDQAYNFVKGKTIVFGFPDILVEPKNVFVKLLEKQQQTQADVVLGLFKIANPHKWDMVETDETGNVKNILPKPESSDLKHAWCIAVWSPAFTEYMHQYLQQVEPEFILGELKELPMGSVIQVAIGNGMIVQSVCFHEGNCLDIGTPEDLKKAIKRLT from the coding sequence ATGCAAAATATAGTTGGCATTATTCCGGCGGCAGGGCTGGGTTCCAGGTTAGGTGGGATGGCTTTTAGTAAAGAGCTCTTCCCGATAGGATTTGAGGTTGATGAATCGACTGGTCAGGAGTATCCGAAAGCCGTATCGCAGTACTTACTGGAGCTGATGCGCAAAGCAGGAGTGGCGCAGACTTACGTTATACTTCGGGATGGGAAATGGGACATACCTAGTTACTTTGGAGACGGCAGCAAGTATAAAATGCAATTGGCTTACCTGATGATGAACCGGCCTTACGGTACACCATTCTCCGTAGATCAGGCTTATAATTTCGTGAAAGGTAAAACTATAGTTTTTGGTTTCCCGGACATACTTGTGGAGCCCAAAAATGTATTTGTTAAACTTCTTGAAAAGCAACAGCAAACGCAGGCAGATGTGGTATTAGGCCTGTTTAAAATAGCCAATCCTCATAAATGGGATATGGTGGAAACCGACGAAACCGGCAATGTAAAAAATATACTTCCCAAACCTGAAAGTTCTGACCTGAAACATGCATGGTGCATTGCCGTTTGGTCCCCGGCGTTTACGGAGTACATGCATCAGTATCTACAGCAAGTAGAGCCGGAATTTATACTTGGGGAGCTAAAAGAATTACCGATGGGATCCGTAATACAGGTTGCAATCGGGAACGGAATGATAGTGCAATCCGTATGCTTTCACGAAGGCAACTGCTTGGATATTGGAACCCCCGAAGATCTGAAAAAAGCCATTAAGCGCTTAACCTAA
- a CDS encoding glycosyltransferase family 4 protein: MRILLVHNHYKQSAGEDTVFFAEAALLESHGHIVEKLTLTNNDVNSVTEKLEAALGVIYNSKSARIVEEKILTYKPDIIHVHNFFPLISPAVFYVAQKHHVPVVMTLHNYRLLCPSAYLHYNDRLHLENIHKTFPVQAILDKAYRNSYFQTTSVVLTTGIHKLLGTWQTKVDRYITLTQGGTEMFRNSSLRLRPEQLVVKPNFTTDLGEGAAEREDYFLFVGRLSPEKGVETMLKANAAFPFKLKIIGDGPLREAVEAHAATHPNVEYLGYQKRPRVEEELKKAKALIFPSEWPEMFGMSIIEAFSTGTPVIATNMGGAAYLVKHNQNGLLYTPQQAAELVKQVQLLNQNKELAAALGREARQEYLDKYTAEVNYQQLLDIYTDVIRKKMKPTSAITSADFEFYKN, from the coding sequence ATGAGAATTTTACTTGTACATAACCATTACAAGCAATCTGCAGGCGAAGATACTGTTTTTTTTGCAGAAGCAGCTTTACTCGAGAGCCACGGCCACATAGTTGAAAAACTGACGCTTACCAATAATGATGTAAACTCGGTTACTGAGAAACTGGAAGCAGCCCTTGGTGTAATTTATAATAGTAAAAGCGCAAGGATAGTAGAAGAAAAGATACTGACCTACAAGCCGGATATCATTCATGTGCACAACTTCTTCCCGCTGATATCTCCAGCCGTATTTTATGTTGCACAAAAACACCACGTACCGGTAGTAATGACCTTGCATAACTATAGATTGCTATGCCCAAGTGCTTACCTGCATTACAATGATCGGTTACATCTGGAGAACATCCATAAAACATTTCCGGTGCAGGCAATTTTAGATAAAGCTTACCGGAACTCATACTTCCAGACAACATCGGTTGTATTAACCACAGGTATTCATAAACTACTAGGTACCTGGCAAACAAAAGTAGACCGTTATATTACGCTCACACAAGGCGGAACAGAGATGTTCCGGAACTCGTCGTTAAGGCTACGGCCGGAGCAGCTGGTTGTAAAGCCAAACTTTACTACAGATCTCGGAGAAGGTGCAGCAGAACGGGAAGATTATTTCTTGTTTGTAGGAAGGCTATCACCTGAAAAAGGAGTAGAAACGATGCTCAAGGCAAACGCTGCTTTTCCTTTTAAACTGAAAATAATAGGAGATGGGCCTTTGCGCGAAGCGGTGGAAGCACATGCTGCCACACATCCTAATGTAGAGTATTTGGGCTATCAGAAACGCCCAAGGGTAGAGGAGGAACTAAAGAAAGCAAAAGCACTTATTTTTCCATCGGAGTGGCCGGAAATGTTTGGTATGTCTATCATCGAAGCCTTCTCTACAGGTACACCGGTTATAGCAACTAACATGGGAGGTGCAGCTTACTTGGTAAAGCATAACCAGAACGGCTTACTTTATACTCCACAGCAGGCAGCAGAGCTGGTGAAACAGGTACAGCTGTTAAACCAGAACAAAGAACTGGCGGCTGCGCTTGGTCGTGAGGCAAGACAAGAATATCTGGACAAGTATACAGCAGAAGTAAATTATCAGCAGCTACTGGATATTTACACCGATGTGATCAGGAAAAAAATGAAGCCTACTTCGGCAATAACTTCAGCAGACTTTGAGTTTTATAAAAACTAA
- a CDS encoding glycosyltransferase family 61 protein gives MKIKAYYEKGNKRVKKVMGRIIPYNTRYRPSDVCRINTDDLTTVNQKEIKVHSIYPRYETQLDITEELYQACSDYWKPKRHVITDYLVIEAPNGRIYTDNESSVAVVTQYNRLIEHVSLSLVMGKVTEPNLNNIFEQRFFSSPERFKGTVFSLLTGGAGINNIGHWFIDVLPRLHLLRESGLYDKVDWFLVPSTCYDYQRETLELLGITPDKIIESDKHPHITADCIIASTAPRGNNTLIPKWLCNYIRSSFMPYADEENELITPVAPSLYISRSDSELRVVINEKEVLKELKPFDFQNIVSSKLSIKEKIKLFSKAKVVVGATGAGLINLFFCKPGTKVIEIFNEGFIVEPFYDIATKIDLDYEYIICPNKRRIFNLNQGQRANIFVETDKLVDVLQRIKKQEKEIEQIKVA, from the coding sequence ATGAAAATAAAGGCCTATTACGAGAAGGGTAATAAACGGGTAAAGAAAGTAATGGGACGTATAATCCCATATAATACACGCTACAGGCCCTCTGACGTCTGCAGGATTAACACTGACGACTTAACTACAGTTAACCAAAAGGAAATAAAAGTACATAGTATATATCCAAGGTATGAAACTCAACTGGATATTACAGAGGAACTGTATCAGGCCTGCTCAGATTACTGGAAGCCAAAGCGCCATGTAATTACAGACTATTTAGTTATTGAAGCTCCCAACGGAAGAATCTATACCGATAACGAAAGTAGTGTGGCAGTTGTAACGCAATACAACAGGCTTATTGAGCACGTTTCGTTAAGCCTGGTGATGGGTAAAGTAACTGAGCCAAACTTAAACAATATTTTTGAGCAACGTTTCTTTTCATCACCCGAAAGATTTAAAGGAACTGTTTTCTCCCTTTTAACCGGTGGAGCCGGTATAAACAATATTGGGCACTGGTTTATAGATGTACTGCCTCGCCTGCATCTGTTGCGCGAAAGCGGCCTTTACGATAAAGTAGATTGGTTTCTAGTGCCTAGCACATGTTACGATTACCAGAGGGAAACACTGGAACTACTTGGTATAACTCCTGACAAGATTATTGAAAGTGATAAACACCCACATATCACTGCAGACTGCATAATAGCTTCTACGGCCCCACGCGGTAATAATACACTTATACCTAAATGGCTGTGTAATTATATCCGGTCTTCGTTTATGCCTTATGCTGACGAAGAAAACGAACTTATAACGCCTGTAGCCCCGTCGTTGTATATCAGCAGATCGGACTCTGAATTAAGAGTAGTAATCAATGAAAAGGAAGTACTGAAAGAACTAAAACCTTTCGATTTCCAGAATATCGTATCGAGCAAACTCAGCATAAAAGAAAAGATCAAGCTATTTTCTAAGGCAAAAGTAGTTGTAGGTGCCACTGGAGCAGGGCTTATAAATCTGTTTTTCTGCAAACCAGGCACTAAAGTAATCGAGATATTTAACGAAGGTTTTATCGTGGAGCCATTCTATGATATTGCCACAAAAATTGACCTTGATTATGAATACATTATCTGTCCGAATAAGCGCAGGATATTTAACCTGAACCAGGGACAGCGCGCTAATATTTTTGTTGAAACAGATAAACTTGTAGATGTACTACAGCGAATAAAGAAACAGGAAAAAGAAATAGAACAGATAAAAGTAGCTTAA
- a CDS encoding alginate O-acetyltransferase AlgX-related protein: MQNNGVKRLLVKLTLLSLPFILWPLIEATILPINFFTFRIWETISVNKMEVMSGPFYPNQHLVMEEEGELAPHTPFATKRKVEWFTDAYGYRNRDSKCDVLLIGDSNITGAKLSQEETLAEALERQLNKEVYSFAPATMNRFLATERFVQDPPELVILSSIERRIPGLPAVGANGLGSKIRNYTGDLINSSYLLTKLFITADRISKLGLYHRALASIERSFGRKEYISFNNEYFIEGEIANRHYTDQEILDMANILEGYKAVLQERGIKFIFMPIPNKENIYYQMLPSKKKPDFLPRLMAELRRRNIDVVDTQTNFEKLHQQDNIALYPTDDAHWNNIAVEVAADLVAQQLQQNKTEKDNVSRFANYTK, translated from the coding sequence ATGCAAAACAATGGCGTAAAAAGGCTGCTGGTTAAACTAACCTTGTTGTCGCTCCCCTTTATTCTCTGGCCCCTCATCGAAGCCACTATACTTCCTATAAACTTTTTCACCTTCAGGATTTGGGAAACCATTTCGGTAAACAAAATGGAAGTAATGTCCGGACCTTTTTACCCGAACCAGCATTTGGTAATGGAAGAAGAAGGTGAGTTGGCGCCGCATACCCCTTTTGCCACCAAGCGCAAAGTAGAATGGTTTACGGATGCATATGGCTACAGAAACAGAGACAGTAAATGTGATGTGCTCCTCATTGGAGATTCGAATATAACCGGAGCCAAACTATCGCAGGAAGAAACACTGGCTGAAGCACTTGAGCGACAACTAAACAAAGAAGTTTACTCTTTTGCACCTGCTACCATGAACCGCTTTCTGGCTACAGAACGATTTGTTCAGGATCCACCTGAGCTGGTAATTTTATCCAGTATTGAGCGACGCATACCCGGGTTGCCTGCAGTTGGAGCCAATGGTTTAGGCTCGAAAATCAGAAATTATACGGGCGACCTCATCAACTCTTCTTACCTGCTGACCAAGCTTTTTATAACAGCCGACCGTATCTCTAAACTTGGGTTATACCACCGGGCATTGGCAAGTATAGAACGTTCTTTTGGCAGGAAGGAATATATCTCGTTTAACAACGAATATTTTATTGAAGGAGAGATTGCTAACCGCCATTATACTGATCAGGAAATTTTAGATATGGCAAATATTTTAGAAGGGTATAAAGCTGTGCTTCAGGAACGGGGTATAAAATTTATATTCATGCCTATACCAAACAAAGAAAATATCTATTACCAGATGTTGCCCTCTAAAAAGAAGCCGGATTTTTTACCCAGACTGATGGCTGAATTACGTAGACGCAATATTGATGTGGTGGATACACAAACAAATTTTGAAAAACTACACCAGCAGGACAATATCGCCTTGTATCCGACAGATGATGCCCATTGGAATAACATAGCAGTAGAAGTTGCCGCTGATTTAGTAGCACAGCAACTGCAACAGAATAAAACTGAAAAAGATAATGTAAGTCGGTTTGCGAATTACACAAAGTAA
- a CDS encoding MBOAT family O-acyltransferase: MSWKPAYSIILIASTVLDYLTGRTMSRYSDEEKNKRRPYLYISLFANLATLTLFKYYNFFNESAHGLAQGLGMNYAMPAFELLLPMGISFYTFQTMSYSIDVYHGRIKAEKHLGIFALFITFFPQLVAGPIERAENLLGQLRSSFDFDYGRVVAGLRRMAWGFFKKIVIADNLALLVNQVYNNPTDYEGITLILATVFFAFQIYCDFSGYSDIAIGAAQVMGYNLMENFRRPYFSKSIAEFWSRWHISLSSWFRDYLYIPLGGNRVVKWRWYYNLFITFMVSGLWHGANWTFIVWGALHGFYLVFALVTAKQRNALAQAIGLTNYPLLYKWVQVLSVFVLVCFSWIFFRANSLSDALYIIKYSFVGLGNFSQVFAGVNLDHILFMEQGAKVFAVSVIAILVMETVHLIQRNGSVSQLILQRPAVIRWSVYYIALIAVLLFGQFGNQEFIYFQF; encoded by the coding sequence ATGTCTTGGAAGCCAGCCTACTCCATTATACTTATCGCTTCAACGGTGCTGGATTACCTGACAGGTCGTACCATGAGCCGATATTCAGACGAAGAAAAGAACAAGCGTAGACCATACCTGTATATTTCCCTGTTCGCCAACCTTGCCACACTTACACTCTTTAAATATTACAACTTCTTTAATGAAAGCGCACATGGCCTGGCTCAAGGCCTAGGCATGAATTATGCAATGCCGGCTTTTGAGCTGCTGCTGCCAATGGGTATCTCATTTTATACTTTCCAGACAATGAGCTATAGTATAGATGTGTACCATGGCCGTATAAAAGCAGAGAAACATCTGGGTATTTTTGCGCTCTTTATTACCTTTTTTCCACAACTGGTAGCTGGCCCTATCGAGCGTGCTGAAAACCTGCTTGGCCAGTTACGCTCCAGCTTTGACTTTGACTATGGCCGCGTAGTGGCAGGTTTACGCCGTATGGCCTGGGGATTCTTTAAGAAAATTGTAATTGCTGATAACCTGGCCCTGCTGGTAAACCAGGTCTATAACAACCCCACCGACTACGAAGGCATCACACTGATTTTAGCTACCGTGTTCTTTGCCTTCCAGATCTACTGCGACTTCTCAGGATACTCAGACATAGCAATAGGTGCTGCTCAGGTAATGGGCTATAACCTGATGGAAAATTTCCGCAGACCTTACTTTTCTAAATCTATTGCTGAATTCTGGAGCCGCTGGCATATTTCGCTCTCCAGCTGGTTCCGCGATTATCTATATATCCCTTTAGGAGGTAACCGGGTTGTTAAATGGCGCTGGTACTATAATTTATTTATCACCTTTATGGTAAGCGGCCTTTGGCATGGCGCCAACTGGACTTTTATAGTCTGGGGTGCCTTGCATGGATTTTACCTTGTGTTTGCTCTTGTAACAGCCAAACAGCGCAATGCATTAGCACAGGCTATAGGTTTAACAAATTACCCGCTGTTATATAAATGGGTTCAGGTACTTTCTGTATTTGTGCTGGTATGTTTTTCCTGGATCTTCTTCCGGGCAAATAGCCTCTCAGATGCGCTTTATATTATAAAGTATAGCTTCGTAGGGTTAGGCAACTTCAGCCAGGTTTTTGCAGGTGTAAACCTGGATCATATTCTGTTTATGGAACAGGGCGCTAAGGTATTTGCTGTTTCAGTAATTGCTATTCTAGTAATGGAAACTGTGCACCTTATTCAGCGAAATGGCAGTGTATCCCAACTTATTTTGCAACGCCCTGCAGTCATCAGATGGAGTGTATACTATATCGCACTTATTGCGGTCTTACTCTTCGGGCAGTTTGGTAATCAGGAGTTTATTTATTTCCAATTTTAA